TGTTGATGGTGCAAAAGCATTCTTCAACTGGTGTGCAGGCGATTCAGCTCAGAACATTCTTGTAAACGATGCTGGTCTTGTATCTCCATTTGATGATTGCCAGTACGAAGCTGTTAACCCATTCTACAAGAGCATGAACAGCTACATCACAGCTGGTAACTACTCAGGATGGCACACAATGCTCAAGAAGGACGGACTTCAGAACTCAACTTGTAACGTATTTGCTGATTATGCAAAGGGCAAGCTTGATGCTGACGGATTCGTTTCTACTATGGCTCAGGTAATCGCTGATTACTACGCTCAGTAATTTAAATATGATTTTAGGGGGCGGGGCATACGTGTCCTGCCCCATTATGTTACTGTTCAGTTCCTGACCGGTAACCCGATGACAAGGCAATAATACTATTTCTAATTTCCACACCCACGAAAGGGGGATTACACATGAGTACATTTTCTATAGGGAGAAAGGCTGCTTCATTTATCAGCCTTATAGCAGGAATTGTGCTTGCGATAGCCGGTTTGGGATTGTCCATTGCTAAAACTGGTAATGCGCTAAGGGGAGCAATGCTGATAGTTGGCATAGTTTTATTCTTTATTGGATTATATCTTTTCCCAACACTTAAGCATCATCGTTCTATTATTAATTTCATTTTCCTGTTTCCACTTCTGTTTGCTTTTATGGTAACTGTTATCATTCCTCTTATTCTTGGTATCGGATATTCCTTTACCGACTGGGATGGTATCAGAATGAAAGGTATCGTTGGTATTTCCAACTATACCAGAATGTTTAAACAGCCCGCATTCTTGTGGTCAATTCTTTTAACATTTTTATTTGTTGTGTTCAATATGATCCTTGTTAACCTTGTTGCCTTTTTACTTGCACTTCTATGCACTTCAAAGATCAAGGGTCTTGGATTTTTCAGAGCTGCTTATTTCCTTCCAAACCTTATCGGAGGAATTGTTCTTGGTTATATCTGGCAGTTCATTTTCAGTAATGTAGTAACTAAGTTCACTGGAACTTACTCCATGCTTTCGGACACTAATACGGCTTTCCTTGCCATAATTATCGTATATATCTGGCAGTACGCAGGTTATATCATGCTCATCTACATCACAGGACTTAACACTATTCCGGGCGATGTTCTTGAGGCGTCTGCCATCGACGGTGCTAACAAAACTCAGACTCTCTTTAACATCAAGCTTCCTATGATAGCACCTACTATTACAATTTGTACTTTCCTCACACTTACATCTGCTTTCAAACAGTTCGATGTAAACCTTGCATTAACAAATGGTAAGGGCTCTGTACAGTTCCTTGGCTCATATATAGCAAACGGAACCGAGATGCTCGCCCTTAACATTTACACAACTGCAGTTATCAACAATGATTACGCACTTGGTCAGGCCAAGGCTGTTCTCTTCTTTGTTATCCTCGCTGTAGTCTCAATTTTACAGGTACGTATTTCTAATAAGAAGGAGGTTGAATTATAATGCATACCAAGGAAAAAACTTCCAGCGTAGTGATCAGATTCATTATAGCTATCGTAATTGCAATATATGTATTATTTCCATTTTTCCTGCTTCTTATTAACTCAGGAAAAGCAACATCAGATATTACTGCTAATCCTGTAAGTTTTGCCGGAGCAAGCTTCGGTCAGTTTGCCGAAAACATTCAGGCAGTAGTAAATGATCCTAACTTCATGTTCTTTACATCATTTGGTTCATCTGCACTTATTACTGTTCTGTCTCTTGTTCTGCTCTCACTTTTTGGAGCTATGGCAGCATGGGTTATTTGTCGTAACAAGACAATTTGGTCAACAGTTATCTACTTTACCTTCATCGCATCCATGATAATACCTTTCCAGGTAGTAATGCTTCCACTCATTTCTACTTTCCGTGATGTTGGTAAGTTTATTGGTATTCCAATGCTTCAGTCAGTTCCAGGTATTGTGTTCGCCTACCTGGGATTTGGCGGGGCAATGACAGTATTTATCTTAAACGGATTTATTAAGGGAGTTCCTTATGACCTTGAAGAGGCAGCATCAATCGATGGATGCTCACCTGAGCAGACTTTCTTCCAGATCATCTTCCCTCTTCTTACTCCAGTAATTACCACTGTTACTATTCTTAACGGTATGTGGATCTGGAACGACTACCTTCTTCCATCCATGATGCTTGGACAGAACGGTAAAGTAATGACTATTCCTATCGCAATTCAGAAATTCGTAGGATCTTACGTTAAGAGCTGGGATAGAATTCTTCCCGCAGCACTTCTTGCTATCATTCCTATGATCATCATATTCCTGATTGCACAGAAGCAGATCATGGAAGGTATGATCGAAGGCGCAGTCAAGGGATGATGAGTATGCATAAATGCTTGTTTTCGTCTGCGTCGTAATTCATTAGAACTCATCAAAAAGAACCATCTGACTTTCAGCGTTGTTCAAAGCAGTCAGATGGTTCTTTTTTCTTCATTCTATGAATTATCTTCCTCGTCCGAGAACTGCGCATTTATGCATAGCTCTTCTAGTCTTTTATTCTAGCAATATACTTCATTGTCTGAGATCTGCACATTTATGTGCATAGCTCTACTGGTCTTTTATTCTTGCAATATACTTCATTGTCTGAGATCTGCACATTTATGTGTATAGTTCTTCTGGTCTTTTATTCTTGCAATATACTTCATTGTCTGAGATCTGCACATTTATGTGTATAGTTCTTCTGGTCTTTATTTCCTATTGAATAAAAGCCTACTGATACGTAAGAATTAATATTCTAAGTAACAGTAGGCTTTTTATTCTTATAATTCAAATATCACAGTTTATATTTGGTCTTGTCCTCTACGCTTATCTCACTTCCAACCTGAACTTCGATGAGTTTAAGTTCTGTTTCAGCGCTGACAGTATGCTTACAACCGGCTTTCATAGTGATGACATCACCAGGTTTAACTGATGTCTCTACGCCATCAATAACTGTCTGGCCTACTCCTGAGATAACAACCCATACCTCATCTCTGTGCTGATGACTGTGGTAGTTCATAGCATGACCGGCATTAAGAGTAACCTTGATTGTCATACTGCCCGGCTCGACATCTATAACCTTAAAGCTTCCCCAGCTCTTCTCAGCAAACATGATCTGCTGTTCAATACCATCTACAAATGGCTTGATATAAGAACTCTGCTCTTTGTCAGATACAAGAATACCCTCGGGAGAAGCTGAAATAACAACGTCTGTTAATCCCATTGCAAGAACAGGCACATCCATCTCATTTACTATGTGAACGCCCTTGCAGGTCTCATTCATGATACCCTTACCGACAACGCTCTCTTCCATAGCCTCTGTCAGTGTGTTCCATGTTCCAAGGTCCTTCCATTGCCCAGAGAAACGCATTACCTGGATCTTATCTTCTTTTTCTACTACAGCATAGTCAAAAGAAATCTTGGTAAGTGTATCGTACTTGCTATATAAATCATGGTAGTCTGTAAAATCAATAAGTTCATGGGCCTTATCAAGAACGTATTTGAGCTTATATGCAAATACTCCGCCGTTCCAAAGAGCGCCCTGGCTAATATAATCCTTGGCAACATCTATAGTTGGTTTCTCTTTAAATGTTGATACAAGGCTCACATCTTCCTTGGATGATGGAATGATATAGCCATATTTCTCTGAAGGATATGTAGGCTCAATGCCCATGAGAACAAGGTTAGCCTCTCCCTTATCTGCCTGATCTGAAAGAGCCTTAAGAGCCTCAAAATACTCATCCTCAACATATGGATCTACAGGGCATACAACAACAGATTCATCTGCACTGATGCCAAGAACATCAACAAGATAGCTGGTTGCAAGAGCAATTGCAGGAAATGTATCTCTTCTGCAAGGCTCAATTGATATTCCAACATCTGATCCAAGCTGATTGTGAATAGCTGATACCTGTGTCTTACTGGTTGCTATAGTAACAGAAGCATCCTTGTCTACCTTCTTGATCTGACGATAAACTCTCTGAACCATTGACTCATATGAGCCATCCTCTGTCTTAAATATTTTAATAAACTGTTTGGACCTGATATCGTTGGAAAGTGGCCACAAACGTTTTCCTGATCCACCTGATAATAATACTATATTCATAATAACCTCCAAAACCTATGTACATAATTTGCTTGCCCGCCTCCGGCAAATGAATTTGTATGCAAGCATCCATTCGCTTGCCGGTCTTGTGCAGCAAAAAGCCCTGAAAAGCACAAACCTTTCAGGGCCGGTACACTGCGAATAATTATATCACAAATCGCCAATTCGTAAAGTTAAATTTGCTGTCCAATTACTGACATATAATAGGAATATAAATTCTTGTAAGTTTCCTTATTATAATGAAGTCCATCATTGGTGCTATAGCCTGTCTGCATAAGATATGAATAGCTGTCTATCCAATGAACTCTCTCATCAAGGCCATTTTGAAGTGCAGCATTAAAGCTCTCTATCTGCGCATTAGATACACTACATGAACCTACCGGAGTAACTGAAGAATAATAAACGGTAATTCCTGCGTTCTCCCAGGCATCTATATTGCTGTTGACAAGCTTGATATATTTGGATGCATTGGAAAGATCGTTGACGCCAAAATTGATGATCATAACCGTTCCCTGACCTGCATATTTAGGAATCTGGCCAATTGCTGTATTCTTGAAATAGCTATAGCCTTCTCCGATCTTGGCAATATATGCCTTATCCGTTGAACCTACTGCCAACTCCATCTGTACAGTTCTGGAATCACCAACAAACAAGTAAGGGATTCCCGGCATCTCATCAACCATATAGTCGCCTCTGATATACCCGATCAGATCCTTATATAACACCTCAAACCAGCCATTATCTGTAACGCCTGTAACATCCATCTCTGTTCCCCAGGCGACCTTGCCAATCCTGTCATAATCTGTTCCTGCGCCGGCTCTGACATTAACTGTATCGCTGGCAAACATCTTGGCTACATTCTCATATTCAGTTACAGTAAAAGCTGTAAGCGTAAGCTCGGCAGCGTTTTCTTCCTTGGCTACAAGAGTGGTATCAAGATATTCCTCGTACTCATCTGCTGTCTCAGCAACTGCATTGCTAGTATAGTCAGTAATAGTTCTGACTACAGTCTCAGAAGAAAAGTCTGTAGCTGATAATGTCTCTATTTCCGGTTTGTTACTCATAGCCATTCCAAATCCGAGTGCAGTGCAAAAGACTGCAGAAAAGACTATGAGAATAATCAGGTTTTTCTTTTTTTCTTTATACATTTTCATAATCCTATTACTCTGTCGCATAAATAAAAAGTATTCCCCAACCAGTGAAATTTTACAATGGTCTTAACAATATGTCAAATTTGACTAAAAACTATCAAGCTAATATAATATAGCATGTCTTTTTATGGGCAAAATTTGACACTATAATATAAGGAATAAACTAATACGCGATAGGAGATTATATGTGCGGAATAATTGGTTACATAGGAAAAAGAAGCACCAAGGAAATCCTTCTTGATTCTCTCGAGCTTCTTGAGTACAGAGGATATGACAGTGCCGGGATAGCTCTTTTCCCAAATGGTGCAGATGAACCTACTATCAGGAAGATTGCAGGCCGAGTTTCCAACTTAAGAGAAGTGTGTGGCGATGTTACTGATGAGGCCTGTGCCGGAATCGGCCATACACGCTGGGCTACACATGGTGGTGTCAGTGATGCAAACGCTCACCCTCATCATCACGGCAGAGTTACCCTCGTTCATAATGGTATCATTGAGAACTACAAGGAACTTATCAAAGAGTATAACCTCAAGGATCAGCTTCTTTCAGAGACAGATACAGAAGTCGCTGCTTCTGTATTAGATCATTTCTATGATGGTGATCCTGAGACTGCAATCAGAGAGACAGTCAAGGTTTTAAAGGGCACTTTTGCTTTTGCTATTCTCTTTTCCGATCAGCCAGGCAAGATTTTTGCTGTACGTAATGTCAGCCCAATTGTTGTTGCAATGACAGACCACGGGGCTCTTCTTGCATCTGATGTTGCTGCTCTTGGTGTACACGCCAAGGAATACGCATTCCTTCCTGAATACCACGTAGCATGCCTTTCTTCTAAAGGCATCATCGTGCATGATGAGAAGAGACATGAGGTTCCTCTCCAGCTCATGACTATTGACTGGGATACAAGCCGTGGAGGCAAGGGCGGATATCCTTTCTATATGGAAAAAGAAATCCATGAACAGCCTGATGCTATTAAGGATACTGTTTCTCCTCACATTGTAAACGGCAAGACCTCTTTTGCAGAGGAAGGTATTCCTGATTCACTCTTTAGAGAAAATCAGAACATCGTGGTAATTGCCTGCGGAACAGCTATGCATGCCGGTCTTATCGGACAGCAGCTCTTCCACACTCTTGCTAACATCCATACTGATGTAGCTATCGCTTCTGAATTTACATATACCAACCCTGTTATCAAGCCAGGAACTCTTGTTATCGCAGTTTCACAGTCAGGTGAGACAATCGATACACTTGAAGCTATCAAGTTTGCCAAGAAGAAGGGCGCCAAGGTTCTCTCTATTGTTAACGTTAAGGGTTCAACTATAGCAGATAACAGTGATTACTGCATTTATACACATGCAGGCCCGGAAATTGCTGTAGCCAGCACTAAGGCTTTTACCAGCCAGGCCTCTGTTTTCTATCTTCTTGCTATACATGCAGCAAGACTTAACGGACTTCTCTCAACTGAGGAAGTTGCACATTATTTAGACGAGCTTAACAGAATTCCTGAGATCATCACTCAGATTCTTGATAAGAAGTCATTTATCCAGAAGATGACTAACAAGTTCCTCTCACACGATCAGGCATTTATGATTGGTCGAGGTCTTGACTATTCACTCCTTTTGGAGGGATCACTTAAGCTCAAGGAAATTTCATACATTCATTCAGAGGCTTATGCATCCGGAGAACTCAAGCATGGTACCATTGCCCTTATTACGAATGGTATTCCTGTTGTTGCTCTTGTAACACAGTCAGCGCTTGCTTCCAAAGAGTATTCAAACATCAGAGAGGTTCAGTCTCGTGGTGCCAGCGTACTTCTGATCACAAGACAGTCTCTGTACAAAGATATGAACATTCCTGAGGAAGACACTTTCATTCTTCCTGAAATGGATGACCTGTTCATGACATTCCCTGCAGCAGTTGTAATGCAGCTTATTGCTTACTACACATCTTCTGCCAAGGGCTACGATGTTGATAAGCCACGTAACCTTGCCAAGGTTGTTACAGTTGAATAAACATGTTAAAAAGCTCAGCCGGTTCGAAAACCAGCTGAGCTTTCTTATAAATAATTAAATTACAAATCTAAAATACTAAAATCAGGTGCTATTCAATTTATAACGCTGCCTGTTTAGCATCAAATATGGCCATAGCAGTATTCTTCCTGGCATGCTCTATCTTTTTATCCATTATAAAGCTAAGTGCTCTCGGGCCAATATTCTCAATCTCACAGCCAATGGCATTATAAGTACCAATAGTAAACTCTCTTACTATTACTCCTCGAATAGTCATTTTAGCACTGTTTGCATCCTTGGCAAATTCCACCTTAACTTCATCGCCAATCTTAAATCCTGAATTCTTGCCAACTATCAGTGAAATACCACGCATGGAAATATCATGTATAACAACACTTATATTAGCTGAATGGTTGATAACTGCATTTCCAATTATCTGCACAGGATATCTCTCTGCCCTACGCTGATTGTCTGCAATAACGATTTCTCTTCCGGTAACAACATGGAAATCTGTCCCTGCAAAATCAACTCTGCTGATGGTGTCTGCCTGGAACATATGCTTGTCACCGGTAATTGACTCCTCATATTCAAAATTGGCATTTGAAATGATATCAAGCAATCTTCCATCGCAATACACCGGTGTAATAAGAAGGCCATCACCGTATCTGGTAAGAACAGTGGCTTCAACAGTGCGATTCTGATTGTTATGAACCATACTAATGGTTATTTTTGTTGCTTGCGGTATATCATATATTTTCATGGGAAATATAATATATCATAATTGTGAATAAATTGTGAATTAATTATAAAAACGATAATCCAAAATCCAGTTTCCACAATATAATTTCACATACCCAATAGCTCTTTGAAAGTATGATTCTAAAGTTAGGCATCAGCCCACCTCCAGACCTTCCATCTGAGCAGTATAAAGGTGATAATAATCTCCCTTTTTGGCCATAAGCTCATCATGGCTTCCGCACTCAGTTATACCACCGTCATTGATATACATGATCTTATCGCATTTAGTAATAGTA
The sequence above is a segment of the Butyrivibrio proteoclasticus B316 genome. Coding sequences within it:
- a CDS encoding carbohydrate ABC transporter permease, translating into MSTFSIGRKAASFISLIAGIVLAIAGLGLSIAKTGNALRGAMLIVGIVLFFIGLYLFPTLKHHRSIINFIFLFPLLFAFMVTVIIPLILGIGYSFTDWDGIRMKGIVGISNYTRMFKQPAFLWSILLTFLFVVFNMILVNLVAFLLALLCTSKIKGLGFFRAAYFLPNLIGGIVLGYIWQFIFSNVVTKFTGTYSMLSDTNTAFLAIIIVYIWQYAGYIMLIYITGLNTIPGDVLEASAIDGANKTQTLFNIKLPMIAPTITICTFLTLTSAFKQFDVNLALTNGKGSVQFLGSYIANGTEMLALNIYTTAVINNDYALGQAKAVLFFVILAVVSILQVRISNKKEVEL
- a CDS encoding carbohydrate ABC transporter permease, encoding MHTKEKTSSVVIRFIIAIVIAIYVLFPFFLLLINSGKATSDITANPVSFAGASFGQFAENIQAVVNDPNFMFFTSFGSSALITVLSLVLLSLFGAMAAWVICRNKTIWSTVIYFTFIASMIIPFQVVMLPLISTFRDVGKFIGIPMLQSVPGIVFAYLGFGGAMTVFILNGFIKGVPYDLEEAASIDGCSPEQTFFQIIFPLLTPVITTVTILNGMWIWNDYLLPSMMLGQNGKVMTIPIAIQKFVGSYVKSWDRILPAALLAIIPMIIIFLIAQKQIMEGMIEGAVKG
- a CDS encoding sugar phosphate nucleotidyltransferase yields the protein MNIVLLSGGSGKRLWPLSNDIRSKQFIKIFKTEDGSYESMVQRVYRQIKKVDKDASVTIATSKTQVSAIHNQLGSDVGISIEPCRRDTFPAIALATSYLVDVLGISADESVVVCPVDPYVEDEYFEALKALSDQADKGEANLVLMGIEPTYPSEKYGYIIPSSKEDVSLVSTFKEKPTIDVAKDYISQGALWNGGVFAYKLKYVLDKAHELIDFTDYHDLYSKYDTLTKISFDYAVVEKEDKIQVMRFSGQWKDLGTWNTLTEAMEESVVGKGIMNETCKGVHIVNEMDVPVLAMGLTDVVISASPEGILVSDKEQSSYIKPFVDGIEQQIMFAEKSWGSFKVIDVEPGSMTIKVTLNAGHAMNYHSHQHRDEVWVVISGVGQTVIDGVETSVKPGDVITMKAGCKHTVSAETELKLIEVQVGSEISVEDKTKYKL
- a CDS encoding SH3 domain-containing protein, with product MKMYKEKKKNLIILIVFSAVFCTALGFGMAMSNKPEIETLSATDFSSETVVRTITDYTSNAVAETADEYEEYLDTTLVAKEENAAELTLTAFTVTEYENVAKMFASDTVNVRAGAGTDYDRIGKVAWGTEMDVTGVTDNGWFEVLYKDLIGYIRGDYMVDEMPGIPYLFVGDSRTVQMELAVGSTDKAYIAKIGEGYSYFKNTAIGQIPKYAGQGTVMIINFGVNDLSNASKYIKLVNSNIDAWENAGITVYYSSVTPVGSCSVSNAQIESFNAALQNGLDERVHWIDSYSYLMQTGYSTNDGLHYNKETYKNLYSYYMSVIGQQI
- the glmS gene encoding glutamine--fructose-6-phosphate transaminase (isomerizing), translated to MCGIIGYIGKRSTKEILLDSLELLEYRGYDSAGIALFPNGADEPTIRKIAGRVSNLREVCGDVTDEACAGIGHTRWATHGGVSDANAHPHHHGRVTLVHNGIIENYKELIKEYNLKDQLLSETDTEVAASVLDHFYDGDPETAIRETVKVLKGTFAFAILFSDQPGKIFAVRNVSPIVVAMTDHGALLASDVAALGVHAKEYAFLPEYHVACLSSKGIIVHDEKRHEVPLQLMTIDWDTSRGGKGGYPFYMEKEIHEQPDAIKDTVSPHIVNGKTSFAEEGIPDSLFRENQNIVVIACGTAMHAGLIGQQLFHTLANIHTDVAIASEFTYTNPVIKPGTLVIAVSQSGETIDTLEAIKFAKKKGAKVLSIVNVKGSTIADNSDYCIYTHAGPEIAVASTKAFTSQASVFYLLAIHAARLNGLLSTEEVAHYLDELNRIPEIITQILDKKSFIQKMTNKFLSHDQAFMIGRGLDYSLLLEGSLKLKEISYIHSEAYASGELKHGTIALITNGIPVVALVTQSALASKEYSNIREVQSRGASVLLITRQSLYKDMNIPEEDTFILPEMDDLFMTFPAAVVMQLIAYYTSSAKGYDVDKPRNLAKVVTVE
- a CDS encoding PilZ domain-containing protein, coding for MVHNNQNRTVEATVLTRYGDGLLITPVYCDGRLLDIISNANFEYEESITGDKHMFQADTISRVDFAGTDFHVVTGREIVIADNQRRAERYPVQIIGNAVINHSANISVVIHDISMRGISLIVGKNSGFKIGDEVKVEFAKDANSAKMTIRGVIVREFTIGTYNAIGCEIENIGPRALSFIMDKKIEHARKNTAMAIFDAKQAAL